From a single Adhaeribacter swui genomic region:
- the murC gene encoding UDP-N-acetylmuramate--L-alanine ligase, which yields MRADAYKYIYFLGIGGIGMSAIARYFNAKGLPVWGYDKTPTPLTQALTEEGIQIHYEDDIDLIPTEIKQNPAQTLVVLTPAIPAEHQEWAYLRENNFEIKKRSEVLGIITANAYTIAVAGTHGKTTTSSMIAHLLHHAGVDCSAFLGGISVNLNSNLLLSQNAEGREIVVVEADEYDRSFLRLYPDIAIVTSTDADHLDIYGDKDALIQSFQDFISQIKPGGTLLFNTKADARALATIDNSVKVVQYGLEKAELNAGPVTIEGHHFKFNLTSSTNLLPGLDLPVPGYHNVENALAACFVAQLLRVPPHQIRAALAAYRGVKRRFEFVVDSPDCIYVDDYAHHPTEINAFVTSLKALFPEKKIKIIFQPHLFTRTRDFADEFAKSLSQVDEVELLEIYPAREKPISGVNAKMLLNRISGPKKSLLSKQEVLQKITENIDFEVIATVGAGDIDTLVTPIKNILKNKKNVSEA from the coding sequence GTGAGAGCAGACGCGTATAAATATATTTACTTTTTAGGTATTGGCGGCATTGGTATGAGCGCCATTGCCCGGTACTTTAATGCCAAAGGGCTGCCGGTTTGGGGTTACGATAAAACGCCCACCCCGCTTACGCAAGCCTTAACCGAGGAAGGTATCCAGATTCATTATGAAGATGATATCGACCTGATCCCAACAGAAATAAAACAAAACCCAGCACAAACTTTAGTGGTTTTAACTCCGGCAATTCCGGCCGAACATCAGGAGTGGGCTTATCTGCGCGAAAATAATTTTGAAATTAAAAAAAGATCTGAGGTACTGGGCATTATCACGGCCAACGCCTATACCATTGCGGTAGCCGGTACTCACGGTAAAACCACTACCTCGTCCATGATTGCGCATTTGCTGCACCACGCCGGGGTTGATTGTTCGGCATTTTTAGGTGGCATTTCTGTTAATTTAAATTCTAATCTGCTACTAAGCCAGAATGCAGAAGGGCGGGAAATTGTGGTGGTAGAAGCCGATGAATACGACCGGTCTTTTCTGCGCTTGTACCCCGACATTGCCATTGTTACCTCTACTGATGCAGACCACCTGGATATTTACGGCGATAAAGATGCGCTAATCCAATCTTTTCAGGATTTTATTAGTCAGATAAAGCCGGGCGGCACCTTACTTTTTAATACCAAAGCAGATGCGCGCGCTTTAGCTACAATTGATAATTCGGTAAAAGTAGTACAGTACGGCTTAGAAAAAGCCGAACTTAATGCCGGACCCGTTACCATCGAGGGCCATCATTTTAAATTTAACCTGACTAGCTCCACGAACCTACTACCCGGATTGGACTTGCCGGTACCGGGCTACCACAACGTAGAAAATGCTTTGGCCGCTTGCTTTGTAGCACAGCTCCTGCGGGTGCCGCCGCACCAAATCCGGGCTGCCTTAGCGGCTTACCGGGGAGTAAAACGCCGTTTTGAATTTGTAGTGGATAGCCCGGATTGCATTTACGTGGATGATTATGCCCATCACCCGACTGAAATAAACGCTTTTGTTACTTCTTTAAAAGCTTTATTTCCAGAGAAAAAAATTAAAATTATTTTTCAACCGCATTTGTTTACCCGCACCCGCGATTTTGCCGATGAATTTGCAAAAAGTTTGAGTCAGGTGGATGAAGTAGAGCTGCTGGAAATTTATCCGGCCCGGGAAAAGCCAATTTCGGGCGTAAACGCCAAAATGCTTTTAAATCGCATTTCCGGGCCTAAAAAAAGCCTTTTATCTAAGCAGGAAGTATTGCAAAAAATAACAGAAAATATTGATTTTGAGGTAATTGCAACGGTTGGGGCGGGCGATATTGATACTTTGGTTACGCCGATTAAAAACATCTTAAAAAATAAAAAAAATGTTTCGGAAGCGTAA
- a CDS encoding cell division protein FtsQ/DivIB has product MFRKRKIISLIFASCCILLLTALGVFVAQRQAQKAIRKVSVTIDNEYNNYFISDREVKNILTNDGEKKLEGSKITDVDLKSLELRIKSHKFVRDAQVYRDLAGNLNVKIKQNRPIARIVHDNSDEDVYIDDEGNILPLSERFTARVIPITRSLFRPAQTRTFYQDSLGQAYLDLLKFIEKDTFWKAQLAEMQIDAKGKVIFMPQVGTQAIEFGKPEGVEQKFKKLLVFYKKVLPAMGWERYKRVNLEFDDQIICE; this is encoded by the coding sequence ATGTTTCGGAAGCGTAAAATAATTTCTTTAATTTTTGCATCTTGTTGCATTCTATTGCTCACCGCATTGGGGGTGTTTGTAGCGCAGAGGCAGGCTCAAAAAGCGATCCGTAAGGTTTCAGTTACCATCGATAATGAGTACAATAACTACTTTATTAGCGATCGGGAAGTGAAAAATATTTTAACGAATGATGGAGAGAAAAAATTAGAAGGCTCAAAAATAACCGACGTAGATTTAAAAAGCCTTGAATTGCGGATTAAATCGCATAAATTTGTGCGAGATGCGCAGGTATACCGCGATTTGGCGGGCAATTTAAACGTTAAGATAAAGCAAAACAGGCCTATAGCCCGGATAGTACACGACAATTCGGACGAAGATGTATACATTGACGATGAAGGAAATATCTTACCTTTATCCGAAAGATTCACGGCCCGGGTAATTCCGATTACCAGATCTTTATTTCGGCCGGCACAGACCAGGACCTTTTACCAGGATTCTTTGGGTCAGGCTTATTTGGACTTGTTGAAATTTATTGAAAAAGATACCTTTTGGAAGGCACAATTAGCCGAAATGCAAATTGATGCCAAAGGAAAGGTTATTTTTATGCCCCAGGTAGGTACCCAGGCCATTGAGTTTGGAAAACCGGAAGGAGTAGAACAAAAATTTAAAAAATTGCTGGTTTTTTATAAGAAGGTACTGCCAGCCATGGGTTGGGAGCGCTACAAGCGAGTAAACCTGGAGTTTGATGATCAGATCATTTGTGAATAA
- the mraY gene encoding phospho-N-acetylmuramoyl-pentapeptide-transferase, which produces MLYYLFKYLDQQFDFIGAGVFQYISFRAGMAALVSLLIAMIFGGKLIRLLQRRQVGESIRDLGLAGQMEKKGTPTMGGLIILFAILLPTLLFARLDNVYVILMIITTVWLGSIGFLDDYIKVFRKNKEGLAGRFKVIGQIGIGLIVGCILFFNDDVVVRQYVTDTGISAVDASARYKDVRQMITTIPFAKNNELDYYQLFSFASPLFGSYARFLYIPLVIVIITAVSNGANITDGIDGLAAGTSAIIGITLAIFAWVSGNSFFADYLDIMFLPNSGELVIFCTAFVGACVGFLWYNSYPAQVFMGDTGSLSIGGIIAVLALILRKELLIPILCGIFLVENLSVMLQVSYFKYTKKKYGEGRRIFKMSPLHHHYQKLGYHEAKIVSRFWIVGIMLAILTLVTLKLR; this is translated from the coding sequence ATGCTCTACTATCTTTTTAAATATTTAGATCAACAGTTCGACTTTATCGGGGCCGGGGTATTTCAGTATATTTCGTTCCGGGCGGGTATGGCGGCCTTAGTTTCTTTGCTAATCGCCATGATTTTCGGGGGCAAACTAATCCGGTTGTTGCAGCGCCGGCAAGTAGGCGAAAGCATCCGGGATTTAGGTTTGGCCGGCCAAATGGAAAAGAAAGGTACCCCCACCATGGGTGGTTTAATTATCTTGTTTGCCATTCTATTACCTACCTTATTGTTTGCCCGCCTGGATAATGTGTACGTTATCCTGATGATTATTACCACCGTTTGGTTAGGCTCCATTGGTTTTCTGGATGATTACATCAAAGTTTTCCGTAAGAACAAAGAAGGTTTGGCCGGCCGGTTTAAAGTTATCGGCCAAATAGGGATTGGTTTAATTGTAGGCTGTATCCTATTTTTTAACGACGATGTAGTGGTGCGGCAATACGTTACTGATACAGGAATCAGCGCTGTGGATGCTTCGGCCCGCTACAAAGATGTGCGTCAAATGATTACCACCATTCCATTCGCTAAAAATAACGAACTCGATTATTACCAACTTTTTTCATTTGCCAGTCCGTTGTTCGGTTCTTACGCCCGGTTTTTATACATCCCTTTGGTTATTGTAATTATTACGGCGGTTTCCAATGGTGCTAACATTACTGATGGGATAGACGGATTAGCCGCGGGAACTTCCGCGATTATTGGTATAACATTGGCGATTTTTGCCTGGGTATCGGGTAACTCTTTCTTCGCGGATTACCTAGATATTATGTTCCTGCCTAATTCGGGAGAACTGGTGATTTTTTGTACCGCCTTTGTGGGGGCCTGCGTTGGGTTTCTCTGGTATAATTCGTACCCGGCCCAGGTTTTTATGGGCGATACGGGTAGTTTATCTATCGGGGGAATTATCGCAGTTTTGGCGTTAATCCTGCGCAAAGAGTTACTCATTCCTATTTTATGCGGTATTTTCCTGGTAGAAAATTTATCGGTGATGCTGCAGGTAAGCTATTTTAAATACACCAAGAAAAAGTACGGCGAAGGCCGCCGGATTTTTAAAATGTCGCCGCTGCACCACCATTACCAAAAGTTAGGTTACCACGAAGCAAAAATTGTTTCCCGCTTCTGGATTGTCGGTATTATGCTGGCTATTTTAACACTGGTTACTTTAAAGCTGCGGTAA
- a CDS encoding FtsW/RodA/SpoVE family cell cycle protein: protein MMQVKLWLRENLKGDPILWGIVIAFSLISIAVVYSATGTLAYKKMSGNTEYFLFKHTSLILVGLAFMWIAHKVNYRYYSRLSLLALCLSAPLLLFTFLYGSNINEASRWLTIPLINQTFQPSDLAKLALISHLASMLSKRQHVTTDVKSTLIPIMFWCGSICGLIALTNASTATLLFITCLLLMFIGRVPMKHIIMVLVIGGVLGVTALALGQRMKTVISRVENFASTDSPVFQLEQSYIAIATGGPFGKGPGNSDQRNFLPHPYSDFIYAIIIEEYGLLGGAAILFLYLAFLYRGLVTVSKSFGAFGGLLSAGLSFSLVLQAMVNMGVAVGLGPVTGLPLPLLSMGGTSLIFTGISIGIILSVSRTEAEQAPGGTILSGNISKKVVAHAE, encoded by the coding sequence ATGATGCAGGTAAAGCTTTGGTTACGGGAAAATTTAAAAGGAGACCCCATCCTGTGGGGAATCGTGATTGCTTTTTCACTCATCAGTATTGCCGTGGTATATTCCGCTACGGGTACGTTGGCTTATAAGAAAATGTCGGGTAATACCGAATATTTTTTGTTTAAGCACACCAGTTTAATATTGGTAGGTTTAGCTTTTATGTGGATTGCCCATAAAGTAAATTACCGCTATTATTCCCGCTTATCTTTATTAGCGCTTTGCTTATCGGCGCCCTTACTGTTGTTTACGTTCCTGTATGGCTCCAACATCAACGAAGCTTCCCGGTGGTTAACCATTCCGCTAATTAATCAAACTTTTCAGCCCTCCGATTTAGCTAAGTTGGCTCTAATCTCACATTTAGCCAGTATGCTCTCTAAACGGCAGCACGTTACCACCGACGTAAAAAGTACGCTCATTCCTATTATGTTCTGGTGCGGCAGCATTTGCGGTTTAATTGCTTTAACCAATGCCTCAACGGCTACTTTGTTATTTATTACCTGTTTATTGCTCATGTTTATTGGCCGCGTACCCATGAAGCATATTATCATGGTATTGGTAATTGGAGGGGTATTGGGCGTAACGGCTCTGGCTTTAGGACAGCGGATGAAAACCGTAATCAGTCGGGTAGAAAATTTTGCCAGTACGGATTCGCCGGTTTTTCAATTAGAGCAATCTTATATAGCCATTGCTACGGGTGGTCCCTTTGGCAAAGGACCTGGTAATTCCGATCAGCGTAACTTTTTGCCGCACCCTTATTCCGATTTTATCTACGCTATCATCATCGAAGAATATGGCTTATTGGGTGGCGCCGCTATTTTGTTTTTGTATCTGGCATTTTTGTACCGGGGTTTAGTAACCGTGAGTAAAAGTTTCGGAGCGTTCGGGGGCTTGCTCTCGGCGGGGCTCAGTTTTAGTCTGGTGTTGCAGGCCATGGTAAACATGGGGGTAGCCGTTGGTCTCGGACCAGTTACCGGTTTGCCTTTGCCTCTCTTGAGTATGGGGGGAACGTCTTTGATTTTTACCGGCATTTCGATTGGCATTATTCTCAGCGTTAGCCGCACCGAAGCCGAACAAGCGCCGGGCGGAACGATCTTGTCGGGTAATATTTCAAAAAAAGTAGTAGCGCATGCAGAATAA
- the murG gene encoding undecaprenyldiphospho-muramoylpentapeptide beta-N-acetylglucosaminyltransferase codes for MQNKNPYRVIISGGGTGGHIYPAVTIANEIKARQPEAEILFVGAKGRMEMTRVPEAGYKIIGLPIAGLQRRLTLKNLAFPFKVISSVRAARQIVKDFKPDAVVGVGGYASAPILFAATSLGIPSLIQEQNSYAGITNKLLGKRVNKICVAYAGMSTFFPAEKIIETGNPVRQDIVGSQIKRAEALNFFGLKPEKLTVLVIGGSLGARTINESTAAHLEQMMQKGYQLLWQTGKTYYPKAAEQTASLVDTGIKSFEFIQRMDLAYAAADVVISRAGALSISELCLVGKPAILVPSPNVAEDHQTQNALALVNNQAALLVKDVDAATQLYPAAFDLLVNKPQQELLSANILKLAKPQAAQTIVDELLKLRK; via the coding sequence ATGCAGAATAAAAATCCATACCGGGTAATTATTAGCGGAGGCGGTACGGGTGGTCACATTTACCCGGCGGTAACCATTGCCAATGAAATAAAAGCCCGGCAGCCCGAAGCCGAGATTTTATTTGTAGGAGCCAAAGGCCGCATGGAAATGACCCGGGTGCCCGAAGCCGGTTATAAAATAATTGGCTTACCCATTGCAGGTCTACAACGGAGGCTTACGCTTAAAAACTTAGCATTCCCGTTTAAAGTAATTTCCAGTGTGCGGGCGGCCCGGCAAATTGTAAAAGATTTTAAGCCGGATGCTGTGGTGGGGGTAGGGGGTTACGCGAGTGCGCCAATTCTGTTTGCCGCTACTTCGCTCGGCATCCCCAGCTTAATACAAGAGCAAAACTCCTATGCCGGTATTACTAATAAATTATTAGGCAAGCGGGTAAATAAAATATGCGTGGCGTACGCAGGCATGTCAACCTTTTTTCCGGCGGAAAAAATAATCGAAACGGGTAATCCGGTACGACAGGATATTGTAGGTAGCCAGATCAAACGCGCGGAAGCCTTAAATTTCTTCGGGTTAAAACCGGAAAAATTAACTGTTCTGGTAATTGGGGGAAGTTTGGGTGCCCGCACCATTAACGAGAGTACGGCCGCTCATTTAGAACAAATGATGCAGAAAGGCTATCAGTTACTCTGGCAAACAGGTAAAACTTACTATCCTAAGGCGGCCGAACAAACGGCTTCTTTGGTAGATACCGGTATTAAAAGTTTTGAGTTTATTCAACGGATGGATTTGGCTTACGCGGCAGCGGATGTGGTAATATCGCGAGCAGGAGCTTTGTCTATTTCGGAATTGTGCTTGGTGGGAAAGCCTGCTATTCTGGTGCCTTCACCCAACGTAGCCGAAGATCACCAGACCCAAAATGCTTTAGCTTTAGTAAATAACCAGGCCGCTTTACTGGTAAAAGACGTGGATGCCGCTACTCAGTTATATCCGGCAGCGTTTGACTTATTGGTAAATAAACCGCAGCAGGAACTTTTGAGCGCTAATATTTTAAAATTAGCAAAACCCCAGGCCGCTCAAACCATTGTGGATGAATTATTAAAATTAAGGAAGTGA
- the murD gene encoding UDP-N-acetylmuramoyl-L-alanine--D-glutamate ligase codes for MIAILGAGESGVGAALLAQAKGMEVFVSDKAEIKPVYQQKLQAANIPFESGSHDYDRILSASEIIKSPGIPDKADLIQQAKAKNIPVISEIEFAARYTQAKFICITGTNGKTTTTLLTYHLLKSAGLNVGLAGNIGESLAEKVIKDEFDYYVVELSSFQLDGMYQFKAHIAILLNITPDHLDRYEYSMAKYAQSKLRIAQNITSSDYFVYNLDDALINEYFQPETFQGQAIPFAINQEANAKAYYKGTQLQTNYAGAEEQIDTSTSVLIGKHNQYNTAAAVLAARLIGISPEEITAALGNFKNADHRLQTVGEANGVRYINDSKATNVEAVWYALDGITQSIVWIAGGVDKGNDYTTLKNLAQEKIKALICLGVDNKKLVESFAGIIPVIKETQSVEEAITMAKEIAAPGDVVLLSPACASFDLFNNYEHRGQRFAEAVQQIALSPVQQER; via the coding sequence ATGATAGCAATATTGGGAGCCGGGGAAAGTGGAGTAGGAGCAGCCCTGTTGGCGCAGGCTAAAGGAATGGAGGTGTTTGTTTCGGATAAAGCAGAAATCAAGCCGGTGTACCAGCAAAAACTACAAGCGGCTAATATCCCGTTCGAATCTGGGTCACATGATTACGATCGCATTTTAAGTGCTTCAGAAATTATCAAAAGCCCGGGCATTCCGGATAAAGCCGATTTAATCCAGCAAGCAAAAGCGAAGAACATCCCGGTTATTTCTGAAATTGAATTTGCCGCCCGCTATACCCAAGCCAAATTTATCTGTATAACCGGTACCAACGGCAAAACCACTACCACGCTGTTAACTTACCATTTATTAAAAAGCGCCGGATTAAACGTAGGTTTAGCCGGGAACATTGGCGAAAGTTTAGCAGAAAAAGTAATCAAGGACGAGTTTGATTATTATGTAGTGGAGCTGAGCAGCTTTCAACTGGACGGCATGTACCAGTTTAAAGCACATATTGCCATTTTATTAAACATTACCCCAGATCACCTCGACCGGTACGAATACAGCATGGCGAAATACGCGCAATCCAAATTGCGTATTGCGCAAAATATAACTAGTTCGGATTACTTTGTTTATAACCTGGATGATGCTTTGATAAATGAATATTTTCAGCCGGAAACATTTCAAGGACAGGCCATCCCATTTGCCATTAACCAGGAGGCAAATGCCAAAGCTTATTACAAAGGTACCCAGTTGCAAACCAATTACGCCGGAGCGGAAGAACAAATAGATACTAGCACTTCGGTATTAATTGGCAAACACAACCAATACAATACCGCTGCGGCAGTATTGGCTGCTCGTTTAATTGGCATTTCACCGGAAGAAATTACGGCCGCTTTAGGAAATTTTAAAAATGCCGATCACCGGCTGCAAACTGTTGGGGAAGCGAACGGGGTACGCTACATTAACGATTCCAAAGCCACCAATGTGGAAGCCGTATGGTATGCCCTGGATGGTATTACCCAATCTATTGTCTGGATTGCGGGCGGCGTGGATAAAGGCAATGATTACACTACTTTGAAAAACCTGGCGCAGGAGAAAATTAAAGCTTTGATTTGCCTGGGGGTAGATAACAAAAAGTTGGTAGAATCTTTCGCCGGCATTATTCCGGTAATTAAAGAAACCCAATCGGTAGAAGAAGCCATTACGATGGCCAAAGAAATAGCCGCTCCCGGCGATGTGGTATTACTCTCCCCGGCGTGTGCCAGTTTTGACTTGTTTAACAACTACGAACACCGCGGCCAACGCTTCGCCGAGGCCGTGCAACAAATAGCGCTGAGCCCAGTGCAGCAGGAAAGATAA
- a CDS encoding penicillin-binding protein has translation MGKNIKKSIVTRVRVAFLCVCLFAGAIFYKVVRIQYLEGTKWRQIAKESRIIYQPVYATRGNIFSDNESILATSLPFYRVAFDATICDDKVFNKGIDSLAFLLSRFYKDKSPEGYRRKIKNARAEKRRYLRLHPMQINYQEKKMMASWPIFRAGKNKGGVIFEKVDKRFRPFGSLAQRTIGRMTEDGNGSGLEFTYNRQLAGKDGEALFERMAGGNKPIYDGTEIKPLPGYDIKTTIDINLQDVAENALYKALVLNNAQYGCVILMEVKTGAIKAIANLGKAGEGVYVENYNYAVGDHGRTEPGSTFKLASMMALFEDTDLTPEDTVDTGHGRQVFGGVSMGEAHGGGFGKISISQVFEKSSNVGTAKLIETHFGKNPEKYIAYLQQFGIDKPLGFQMHGEAKPYIRKTTDRGWSRSTLSRMAIGYGLKISPLQTLAFYNAVANNGIKVKPMIVKEIRKADAVVDSFETETLGRICSEETAKQLRSIMEAVVEKGTGKQVKNLNYKVAGKTGTSWKTKNGKYIKDYSTSFAGYFPADNPKYSCIIIIDTPKKGRIYGGDVAAPVFRELADKAYVRDLAIHKPFAALITPDKRVLPPVKAGQQEELTLICNRIGISSHPVADQEWIKADSQAHSYAWKPVPLQVGRVPDVSGMTLRDALFLLGNQGLKVKKVGLGRVQKQSLEPGSPIQKGSTIILTLS, from the coding sequence ATGGGGAAGAATATTAAAAAATCAATTGTTACCCGGGTACGGGTAGCATTTTTGTGCGTATGCCTCTTTGCTGGCGCTATTTTCTATAAGGTAGTCCGGATTCAGTACCTGGAAGGAACCAAGTGGCGTCAGATTGCCAAAGAAAGCCGGATTATTTACCAGCCGGTTTATGCTACCCGGGGCAATATTTTCTCGGATAACGAAAGCATTCTGGCTACCTCGTTGCCTTTTTACCGGGTTGCTTTTGATGCCACCATCTGCGACGATAAAGTTTTTAACAAAGGCATTGATTCGTTGGCCTTTTTATTATCGCGTTTTTATAAAGACAAATCTCCGGAAGGATACCGCCGCAAGATAAAAAATGCCCGAGCCGAGAAACGGCGTTACCTGCGTTTGCACCCCATGCAGATTAATTACCAGGAGAAAAAGATGATGGCGTCTTGGCCTATTTTTCGGGCGGGTAAGAATAAAGGCGGGGTAATTTTTGAAAAAGTAGACAAGCGTTTCCGGCCGTTTGGCTCCTTGGCGCAACGTACCATTGGCCGCATGACCGAAGATGGGAACGGCTCGGGCCTGGAGTTTACTTATAATCGCCAGTTGGCCGGTAAAGACGGCGAAGCTTTGTTTGAGCGCATGGCCGGCGGTAACAAACCTATATACGACGGCACCGAAATAAAACCCCTACCGGGCTACGATATTAAAACTACCATTGATATTAACCTGCAGGACGTAGCCGAAAATGCCTTGTACAAAGCTTTAGTATTAAATAATGCCCAGTACGGCTGCGTGATTTTGATGGAAGTAAAAACCGGGGCTATAAAAGCCATTGCTAACTTAGGCAAAGCCGGTGAAGGTGTTTACGTAGAAAATTACAACTATGCCGTAGGGGATCATGGCCGTACGGAACCAGGTTCTACTTTTAAATTAGCTTCCATGATGGCATTGTTCGAAGATACCGATTTAACTCCGGAAGATACCGTGGATACCGGTCACGGACGCCAGGTATTCGGGGGTGTAAGTATGGGCGAAGCGCACGGCGGCGGCTTTGGTAAAATTTCGATTTCCCAGGTTTTTGAAAAATCATCCAACGTTGGTACTGCCAAATTAATCGAAACCCACTTTGGTAAAAATCCGGAAAAATACATTGCGTATTTACAGCAGTTTGGCATCGATAAGCCGCTGGGCTTTCAGATGCACGGCGAAGCTAAACCCTACATCCGCAAAACCACCGACCGGGGCTGGAGCCGTTCTACCTTGTCCCGGATGGCGATTGGTTATGGTTTAAAAATTTCGCCTTTACAAACCCTGGCTTTTTACAATGCAGTGGCTAATAACGGCATAAAAGTAAAGCCCATGATTGTAAAAGAAATCCGGAAAGCCGATGCCGTGGTAGATTCATTCGAAACGGAAACTTTAGGTCGGATTTGCTCCGAAGAAACCGCTAAACAATTGCGCTCTATAATGGAAGCGGTAGTAGAAAAAGGAACCGGTAAACAAGTTAAAAATTTAAATTATAAAGTGGCTGGTAAAACCGGAACTTCCTGGAAGACCAAAAACGGTAAGTACATTAAAGATTATTCTACTTCGTTTGCGGGTTATTTCCCGGCCGATAATCCCAAGTATTCTTGCATCATTATTATTGATACGCCTAAAAAAGGCCGGATTTACGGGGGCGATGTAGCAGCCCCGGTATTCCGGGAATTAGCCGACAAAGCCTATGTGCGCGACCTCGCCATCCATAAACCATTTGCTGCCTTAATAACACCGGATAAGCGCGTTTTACCACCGGTAAAGGCCGGTCAACAAGAAGAATTAACTTTAATCTGCAACCGCATTGGCATCAGCAGTCACCCGGTAGCAGACCAGGAATGGATTAAAGCCGACTCGCAGGCTCATTCGTACGCCTGGAAGCCGGTTCCGTTGCAAGTAGGGCGGGTGCCCGATGTAAGCGGCATGACCTTGCGCGATGCTTTGTTTTTACTCGGCAATCAAGGTTTAAAAGTGAAAAAAGTTGGATTAGGGCGGGTGCAAAAGCAATCTTTGGAGCCAGGTTCCCCAATTCAGAAAGGAAGTACCATTATTCTAACCCTTAGTTGA
- a CDS encoding UDP-N-acetylmuramoyl-L-alanyl-D-glutamate--2,6-diaminopimelate ligase: MPVLENILKNVSVVRLIGPNDVAVQKLTFDSRKVATGTAFFAIKGVQTDGHEYIAKAIEQGASVVVCEVLPNELAPVVTYVQVKDSSEALAFMAAAFYGNPSQKLQLVGVTGTNGKTTCVTLLHKLFRELGYNVGLLSTVQNQINEKVIPATHTTPDAINLNILLQQMVEAGCTHCFMEVSSHALVQHRVTGLTFAGGIFTNITHDHLDYHKTFDEYIRAKKMFFDMLPAKAFALVNADDKRGAVMLQNTKASTHEYSLRKATEFKARIIDNSIQGLHLEIEGNEIWFKLIGTFNAYNILAVYGAAVLLGEEPHEVLTVLSSLTSAAGRFDYLVSDTQITGIVDYAHTPDALENVLQTIQQIRTPSQQIITLVGCGGNRDATKRPIMADIACKLSERVILTSDNPRFEDPQEILNQMQQGVKPLDFKKTLTIVDRKEAIKTACALANKGDIILVAGKGHETYQEVKGVKYDFDDKKILQEMFTQMGK; this comes from the coding sequence ATGCCGGTTTTAGAAAATATTTTAAAAAATGTCTCCGTCGTTCGGCTTATTGGCCCGAACGACGTTGCTGTTCAGAAGTTAACCTTCGATTCGCGCAAGGTTGCTACCGGAACGGCTTTTTTTGCGATTAAAGGAGTACAAACCGATGGGCATGAATATATAGCTAAGGCCATTGAGCAAGGTGCTTCGGTGGTAGTTTGTGAAGTGCTTCCGAACGAATTAGCACCGGTGGTTACTTATGTGCAGGTAAAAGACAGCAGCGAAGCTTTGGCCTTCATGGCAGCCGCTTTTTACGGCAATCCTTCCCAAAAACTGCAATTAGTAGGCGTAACCGGTACCAATGGTAAAACCACCTGTGTTACCTTACTCCACAAATTATTCCGGGAGTTGGGTTACAACGTGGGCCTGCTCTCTACGGTGCAAAATCAGATTAACGAGAAAGTAATTCCTGCTACCCATACCACCCCCGACGCGATAAATTTAAATATTTTACTGCAGCAAATGGTAGAGGCGGGCTGTACGCATTGCTTTATGGAGGTAAGTTCTCACGCCTTGGTGCAGCACCGGGTAACCGGCTTAACTTTTGCCGGCGGCATTTTTACCAATATCACCCACGACCACCTGGATTATCATAAAACTTTTGACGAGTACATCCGGGCCAAGAAAATGTTCTTTGATATGCTGCCGGCCAAAGCTTTTGCCCTGGTAAATGCCGATGATAAACGCGGTGCCGTAATGTTGCAAAATACCAAAGCCAGCACGCACGAATATTCTTTACGGAAAGCCACTGAGTTTAAAGCCCGGATTATTGATAATTCTATTCAAGGTTTGCATTTAGAAATTGAAGGCAATGAAATTTGGTTTAAGCTAATAGGTACGTTTAACGCCTACAATATTTTAGCCGTTTACGGGGCGGCTGTTTTGTTGGGCGAAGAGCCGCACGAAGTATTAACGGTGCTGTCCAGCTTAACTTCAGCGGCGGGCCGATTTGATTACTTAGTTTCTGATACCCAGATAACCGGTATTGTGGATTATGCCCATACCCCTGATGCGCTGGAAAACGTGTTGCAAACCATTCAACAAATCCGCACGCCGTCGCAGCAAATTATTACGCTGGTGGGTTGCGGGGGCAATCGCGATGCTACCAAGCGGCCCATTATGGCCGACATTGCTTGTAAACTGAGCGAGCGGGTAATTTTAACTTCCGATAATCCCCGGTTTGAAGACCCGCAGGAAATACTAAATCAAATGCAGCAAGGCGTAAAACCGCTGGATTTTAAAAAAACCTTAACTATCGTGGACCGCAAGGAGGCTATTAAAACTGCTTGTGCCCTGGCGAATAAAGGCGATATAATCTTGGTGGCGGGCAAAGGGCACGAAACCTACCAAGAGGTAAAAGGCGTGAAATACGATTTCGACGATAAAAAGATTTTACAGGAAATGTTTACCCAAATGGGAAAATAG